A genomic window from Sceloporus undulatus isolate JIND9_A2432 ecotype Alabama chromosome 9, SceUnd_v1.1, whole genome shotgun sequence includes:
- the LYSMD1 gene encoding lysM and putative peptidoglycan-binding domain-containing protein 1: MSSPSKQGSPGGAGLLQGSRTRSYGSLVTTVSSPVRERRIEHRLEPGDTLQGLAVKYGVTTEQIKRANRLYTNDSIFLKKTLYIPVPVEPATLSNGLNLDEEEDEKEGEEMAVMGAKVEEEAIFSHPETTKKQKHPRKNGASGSVPKHDLSATDFLFKLDSEIRRSKQAATKKLREGEAATSGDDPERHRDTLPSSSYQNEPSPRTQLRATLGPVPLTKIARADAIRDQEDEIFKL, from the exons ATGTCTTCTCCTTCCAAGCAAGGGTCCCCCGGTGGGGCCGGCTTGCTACAAGGGAGCCGGACCCGATCCTATGGCAGCCTGGTGACGACGGTGAGCTCGCCGGTGCGGGAGAGACGCATAGAGCACCGCCTCGAACCCGGGGACACTCTCCAAGGGCTGGCGGTCAAGTACGGGGTCACG ACCGAGCAGATCAAGAGGGCCAACCGGCTCTACACCAACGACTCCATTTTCCTGAAGAAGACACTCTACATCCCGGTGCCGGTTGAACCCGCAACCTTGTCGAACGGGTTGAACCTGGACGAGGAAGAGGacgagaaggagggagaagagatgGCAGTGATGGGTGCGAAAGTGGAAGAGGAGGCCATTTTCAGCCACCCTGAGACCACCAAGAAGCAGAAGCATCCGCGGAAAAACGGGGCCTCAGGCAGCGTCCCCAAACACGACCTCTCGGCCACGGACTTCCTCTTCAAGTTGGACTCTGAGATCCGCCGGTCGAAGCAGGCCGCCACCAAGAAGCTGCGGGAAGGGGAGGCTGC GACTTCTGGGGACGATCCAGAACGGCATCGCGACACGCTGCCCTCTTCCTCCTATCAGAACGAGCCTTCTCCACGCACCCAGCTAAGGGCCACCCTGGGCCCCGTCCCGCTCACCAAAATCGCCCGCGCAGATGCCATCCGCGACCAAGAGGACGAGATCTTCAAGCTCTGA